Proteins co-encoded in one Ananas comosus cultivar F153 linkage group 15, ASM154086v1, whole genome shotgun sequence genomic window:
- the LOC109721550 gene encoding uncharacterized protein LOC109721550, whose product MAAPTTFSFQPSTAPSSFVPPPPQPTIPTYFAALPQSSTMDPLVATLIQAVVGLVQTQQQNLQQNLAPSAAESSSRVRERSINEFKKSTPPPFSGATNPDEAKNWIKEMEKAFTAMQCTDEEKVRFGTFMLQGRANNWWESELRTRGSNLSAISWKDFRSAFYAKYFPRSKLRQLERQFLDLKQGSTSVEEYEAEFDRLSQFAPKLVDDNESRAKRFEEGPNGYIRTGLAPLHLEAYDEVV is encoded by the coding sequence ATGGCCGCTCCCACTACCTTTTCGTTTCAGCCGTCGACTGCACCTTCTAGTTTTGTTCCGCCTCCGCCACAACCTACTATTCCCACCTACTTCGCCGCTTTACCGCAGAGCAGCACGATGGACCCCCTGGTCGCCACCCTGATACAAGCTGTTGTCGGACTAGTTCAGACTCAGCAGCAAAATTTACAACAGAATCTAGCTCCTAGTGCCGCGGAGTCAAGTTCCAGAGTTCGAGAGAGGAGCATCAATGAATTTAAGAAGTCTACTCCTCCACCTTTTTCCGGCGCTACAAATCCGGATGAAGCGAAAAATTGGATCAAGGAGATGGAAAAAGCATTTACGGCCATGCAGTGCACCGATGAAGAGAAAGTCAGATTTGGGACATTCATGCTTCAAGGTAGAGCGAATAATTGGTGGGAAAGCGAGTTGAGGACTCGCGGTAGCAATTTATCAGCCATTTCGTGGAAGGATTTTCGATCGGCGTTTTATGCTAAGTACTTTCCAAGGAGTAAACTTCGCCAGCTCGAGAGGCAATTTCTAGATCTAAAGCAAGGGTCAACGTCTGTAGAGGAGTACGAGGCCGAGTTCGATCGACTCTCTCAGTTTGCCCCAAAATTGGTGGATGATAACGAATCGCGGGCCAAAAGGTTTGAAGAAGGACCGAATGGATATATCCGTACTGGTCTTGCGCCTCTACACCTTGAGGCATACGACGAGGTTGTCTGA
- the LOC109721342 gene encoding armadillo repeat-containing protein 8 has product MPTSSAAIISRPEELTERLSSGGGTPTGGGGDGGGEEEEAALVRAIREVKNQIIGNKTKKLLYLELGAVPKIAAALVSPAASAALLVQAAAAVGSFACGVEDGRLLSHPEEKVVDAAARSLKMIFQSTVAPKYDVLQEKNMNFLLSLLNSENENVTELAATIITHSCQRNAEQMALADAGVLQRLTSLLGGFLNQRDACLQSITAIVKNNSKVASKFVIMANGKAFNSLVELMKDRNPRTRLLACVCLIAIGNSYPYFFRDIQTKTKMILILLELLEEHGRVGDEAPSVLTNLIADNEELHKQAVSNNAVEKLCNFLGKSPIEARRLEGVLLALAELCSKLENSRSLLMSLQVSHLIVDALKHDNADVRVAACTCIKNIFRSLKNLSAGNFSSDSIVVTLIQLLHDRCTSVQFAALGAICNVSVNFTTRKSSFFQYGGVSQLIQLSKSMDSILRLKSVSALRNLMFLLDRKDKDNILIELSVPMLMSLICDDEHLIQEQALTLVGNFVDGCGDSIKHLFAEDNEILNVISRQLCNSCAPGVCIQGMFALSNIAAVNESLKAAVMNCVIPPETDNSTPLFILKFLQNKDKSLRVASLWCILNLVYPGCESSSSRIARLKDVGIISQLNTMVNDPCLDCKLRVRMVLEKCLDIKNSQNDQ; this is encoded by the exons ATGCCCACGTCGTCGGCGGCGATCATTAGCCGGCCGGAGGAGCTGACGGAGCGGCTGAGCTCCGGCGGCGGCACCCCCACGGGCGGCGGGGGCGACggcggaggggaggaggaggaggcggcgctgGTGAGGGCGATTAGGGAGGTGAAGAACCAGATAATCGGGAACAAGACGAAGAAGCTCCTCTACCTCGAGCTCGGTGCCGTCCCCAAAATCGCCGCCGCCCTCGTCTCCcctgccgcctccgccgctctcctcgtccaggccgccgccgccgtcggcaGCTTCGCCTGCGGGGTCGAGGACGGGCGCCTCCTCTCTCACCCGGAAGAGAAG GTTGTGGATGCAGCTGCACGCTCTCTTAAGATGATATTTCAATCAACTGTAGCACCAAAATATGATGTTCTTCAAGAGAAAAACATGAAttttcttctttcccttctGAATAGTGAGAATGAAAATGTAACTGAATTGGCTGCCACTATTATTACACACTCTTGTCAGAGAAATGCTGAACAAATGGCACTTGCTGATGCTGGTGTTCTGCAGCGACTCACCAGTCTACTAGGAGGTTTTCTAAATCAACGGGATGCTTGCCTACAATCTATTACAGCAATTGTAAAGAACAACTCCAAAGTTGCTTCTAAATTTGTTATTATGGCCAATGGAAAAGCGTTTAATTCATTAGTCGAGTTGATGAAGGATAGGAACCCACGGACAAGATTGCTTGCCTGTGTATGCTTGATTGCTATTGGGAACTCTTATCCTTATTTTTTTCGAGATATACAAACTAAGACCAAGATGATTCTCATCCTACTTGAGCTTCTTGAAGAACATGGTCGAGTTGGGGATGAGGCCCCATCAGTATTGACAAATCTCATTGCAGATAATGAGGAATTGCATAAACAAGCTGTTTCAAATAATGCTGTCGAGAAGCTTTGCAACTTTTTGGGTAAGAGCCCAATAGAAGCCCGGCGCCTCGAGGGAGTATTGCTTGCATTAGCCGAACTGTGCTCGAAGTTAGAGAACTCCAGATCTCTGCTCATGTCATTGCAG GTTTCACACTTAATTGTTGATGCACTGAAGCACGATAATGCTGATGTTCGTGTTGCAGCTTGCACCTGTATAAAGAACATTTTTCGCTCGCTAAAG AACCTTAGCGCGGGCAATTTTTCCAGTGACTCTATTGTTGTTACCTTAATCCAGCTTTTGCATGATCGATGTACTTCTGTACAG TTTGCTGCCCTTGGTGCTATTTGCAATGTGTCTGTCAATTTTACCACTAGAAAATCTTCCTTTTTTCAATATGGAGGTGTCTCGCAGCTTATTCAATTATCCAAGTCTATGGACTCAATACTGAGGTTGAAATCTGTGTCGGCTCTTCGGAATCTTATGTTCCTTCTAGATAGAAAGGATAAAGACAACATTCTTATTGAGCTATCTGTACCTATGCTAATGAGCCTGATATGTG ATGATGAACATCTTATTCAAGAGCAGGCCTTGACACTAGTCGGCAACTTCGTCGATGGATGTGGTGACTCTATAAAGCATCTCTTTGCTGAAGACAACGAAATTCTAAATGTTATTTCGAGACAATTATGCAATTCATGTGCTCCTGGAGTATGTATACAG GGCATGTTTGCACTTAGCAATATTGCAGCTGTGAATGAATCCCTTAAAGCAGCTGTTATGAATTGTGTCATTCCGCCAGAAACAGATAACAGTACCCCTTTGTTTATCCTCAAATTTCTGCAGAACAAGGATAAGTCATTGCGGGTGGCCTCCTTGTGGTGTATACTGAACCTGGTTTACCCAGGCTGCGAGAGCTCCTCTTCCAGAATTGCAAGACTAAAGGACGTTGGAATAATTTCTCAATTAAATACTATGGTCAACGATCCCTGCTTGGATTGCAAG CTTCGGGTAAGGATGGTGCTAGAGAAGTgtttggatatcaaaaatagtcAGAACGATCAGTAA